One genomic segment of Actinoplanes ianthinogenes includes these proteins:
- a CDS encoding amidohydrolase family protein — MIVDAHQHVWTADYPWLAADGLAPIRRDYTMADLRPHLAACGVQRTVLVEAGLCQAAETSRFLALAAHTPEIAGVVGWAGLADPDLRAMLARHRSGPGGDCLVGVRDQVQAGPDDLLDQPGVRAGLATVAEAGLVNELVVRASQLPSVARAVAALPDATFVLDHLGKPPFGDLDGWKRLIAPVAACPNVAAKLSGLVTEAGPGWTRAMLRPFVQTALDLFGPDRLMFGSDWPVCEVVATYEEVAAVLTGILGGRPGDIFGRTATRVYRLENQ, encoded by the coding sequence ATGATCGTCGACGCGCATCAGCACGTGTGGACCGCGGACTATCCGTGGCTGGCCGCCGACGGGCTGGCCCCGATCCGGCGCGACTACACCATGGCCGACCTGCGCCCGCACCTGGCCGCCTGCGGCGTGCAGCGGACCGTGCTGGTCGAGGCCGGGCTCTGCCAGGCCGCCGAGACCAGCCGCTTCCTGGCCCTGGCGGCGCACACCCCGGAGATCGCCGGCGTGGTGGGCTGGGCCGGTCTGGCCGATCCCGACCTGCGCGCGATGCTGGCCCGGCACCGGTCCGGTCCGGGCGGCGACTGCCTGGTCGGGGTCCGCGACCAGGTCCAGGCCGGGCCGGACGACCTGCTCGACCAGCCCGGGGTCCGCGCCGGCCTGGCCACCGTCGCCGAGGCCGGCCTGGTCAACGAGCTGGTCGTACGCGCGTCCCAGCTCCCCTCGGTGGCCCGCGCCGTCGCCGCCCTGCCGGACGCCACGTTCGTCCTCGACCACCTGGGCAAACCGCCGTTCGGCGACCTGGACGGCTGGAAACGGCTGATCGCCCCGGTCGCCGCCTGCCCGAACGTGGCGGCGAAACTGTCCGGCCTGGTCACCGAGGCCGGACCGGGCTGGACCCGGGCGATGCTGCGCCCGTTCGTCCAGACCGCGCTCGACCTGTTCGGCCCGGACCGGCTGATGTTCGGCTCGGACTGGCCGGTGTGCGAGGTGGTGGCGACGTACGAGGAGGTCGCCGCCGTGCTCACCGGCATCCTCGGCGGCCGCCCCGGCGACATCTTCGGCCGCACCGCGACCCGCGTCTACCGATTGGAGAACCAATGA
- a CDS encoding fumarylacetoacetate hydrolase family protein, whose product MRYLRIGAPGAERPVLYADGQLRDLSEVTADIDGPFLAGGGFTGDPAELPPADLDGHRIGAPIARPGVVLCVGQNYAAHAAEAGAQPPAEPIVFYKAPNTVIGPDDDILIPPGSKRTDWEVELGVVIGRTARYLTSPEEALGHVAGYVLSNDVSEREYQLDRSGGQWSKGKSCETFNPLGPWLVTPDEVGFPLRLRSWVNDAPRQDSSTADMIFDVGFLIWHLSQFTVLEPGDLINTGTPEGVALSGRFPYLSAGDVVEMEIDGLGRQRSVVKG is encoded by the coding sequence ATGAGGTACCTGCGCATCGGCGCGCCCGGCGCGGAGCGTCCGGTGCTCTACGCCGACGGCCAGCTGCGCGACCTGTCCGAGGTGACCGCGGACATCGACGGGCCGTTCCTGGCCGGTGGCGGCTTCACCGGCGACCCGGCCGAGCTGCCCCCGGCCGACCTGGACGGGCACCGGATCGGCGCGCCGATCGCGCGGCCCGGGGTGGTCCTCTGCGTCGGGCAGAACTACGCCGCGCACGCCGCCGAGGCCGGGGCGCAGCCGCCCGCCGAGCCGATCGTGTTCTACAAGGCGCCGAACACGGTGATCGGCCCGGACGACGACATCCTGATCCCGCCCGGCTCGAAACGCACCGACTGGGAGGTCGAGCTGGGCGTGGTGATCGGGCGGACGGCCCGCTACCTCACCTCGCCGGAGGAGGCACTGGGGCACGTCGCCGGCTACGTGCTCTCCAACGACGTGTCCGAACGGGAGTACCAGCTGGACCGCTCCGGCGGGCAGTGGTCGAAGGGCAAGTCGTGCGAGACGTTCAACCCGCTCGGGCCGTGGCTGGTCACCCCGGACGAGGTCGGCTTCCCGCTGCGGCTGCGTTCCTGGGTCAACGACGCGCCGCGGCAGGACTCCAGCACCGCCGACATGATCTTCGACGTCGGGTTCCTGATCTGGCACCTCTCCCAGTTCACCGTGCTGGAGCCGGGTGACCTGATCAACACCGGGACGCCGGAGGGGGTGGCGCTGAGCGGGCGGTTCCCCTACCTGAGCGCCGGTGACGTGGTGGAGATGGAGATCGACGGGCTGGGGCGGCAGCGCTCGGTGGTCAAAGGATGA
- a CDS encoding enolase C-terminal domain-like protein translates to MTIAAVTTHDIRFPTSRELDGSDAMNPDPDYSAAYVVLRADDGSEGHGFTFTIGRGNEVCRAAIDALAPLVIGKPIDDLYQRLTHDSQIRWLGPEKGVMHLATAALVNAAWDLRAKRAGLPLWELLSSLSPDEIVSLVDWRYLTDALTPAAARDVLSDLSNKRAGRVTELKDHGYPAYTTSVGWLGYADDKIERLARQAVADGFRMVKLKVGADLRDDVRRCALARSVLGPDVRIAVDANQRWSVPDAVAWMTELARFDPWWIEEPTSPDDVLGHAAIRRALHPIRVATGEHVANRVVFKQLLQADAVDVVQLDACRVAGVNENLAVLLLAAAYGKPVCPHAGGVGLCEAVRHLSFFDYVAVSGSLDDRVIEYVDHLHEHFLDPALVAGGRYLAPSVPGFSTQMRPESLARYAYPEGEAWR, encoded by the coding sequence ATGACGATCGCCGCGGTGACCACGCACGACATCCGGTTCCCGACCTCGCGGGAGCTGGACGGGTCGGACGCGATGAACCCGGACCCGGACTACTCGGCGGCCTACGTGGTGCTGCGGGCCGACGACGGATCCGAGGGGCACGGGTTCACGTTCACCATCGGGCGGGGCAACGAGGTGTGCCGGGCCGCGATCGACGCCCTGGCGCCGCTGGTCATCGGGAAACCGATCGACGATCTTTACCAGCGGCTGACCCACGACTCGCAGATCCGGTGGCTCGGGCCGGAGAAGGGCGTCATGCACCTGGCGACGGCGGCGCTGGTCAACGCGGCGTGGGACCTGCGGGCGAAGAGGGCCGGGCTGCCGCTGTGGGAGCTGCTGTCGTCGCTCTCCCCCGACGAGATCGTCTCCCTGGTGGACTGGCGGTATCTGACCGACGCGCTGACACCCGCCGCCGCTCGCGATGTGTTGTCCGATTTATCGAATAAAAGAGCAGGCCGGGTTACTGAGCTGAAAGATCACGGCTACCCGGCCTACACCACGTCCGTGGGCTGGCTCGGCTACGCCGACGACAAGATCGAGAGGCTCGCTCGGCAAGCGGTCGCCGACGGCTTCCGGATGGTCAAACTCAAGGTCGGGGCAGACCTGCGAGACGACGTACGCCGATGCGCGCTGGCCCGCTCGGTACTGGGTCCGGACGTGCGGATCGCCGTCGACGCGAACCAGCGCTGGAGCGTCCCGGACGCGGTCGCCTGGATGACCGAGCTCGCCAGGTTCGACCCGTGGTGGATCGAGGAGCCGACCAGCCCGGACGACGTGCTCGGGCACGCCGCGATCCGCCGCGCGCTGCACCCGATCCGGGTGGCGACCGGTGAGCACGTCGCCAACCGGGTGGTCTTCAAGCAGCTGTTGCAGGCCGACGCCGTCGACGTCGTCCAGCTCGACGCGTGCCGGGTCGCCGGGGTCAACGAGAACCTGGCCGTTCTGCTGCTGGCCGCGGCGTACGGAAAACCGGTCTGCCCGCACGCCGGAGGCGTCGGTCTGTGTGAAGCGGTCCGTCACCTGTCCTTCTTCGACTACGTCGCGGTCTCCGGCTCGCTCGACGACCGGGTCATCGAATACGTCGACCACCTGCACGAACACTTCCTCGACCCGGCCCTTGTCGCGGGCGGCCGCTACCTGGCCCCCAGCGTGCCGGGATTCTCCACCCAGATGCGTCCCGAGTCGCTGGCCCGGTACGCCTACCCGGAAGGCGAGGCATGGCGATGA
- a CDS encoding SDR family NAD(P)-dependent oxidoreductase, which translates to MAMRDLDGLVAAITGGGSGIGAACARRLAAAGAKVGILDLDPANSPGLPLKTDVRDAASLEAAFTELTDAYGGLDILVNSAGISAVGTVEANDDAEWSRVLDVNVTGVARASRAALPYLRRSRTPVIVNLSSIAATAGLVERALYCASKGAVHALTLAMAADLVGEGIRVCCVAPGTVDTPWVARLLSHAADPEAERERLAARQPTGRLVTADEVAAAVQYLASPASGATTGMSLAVDGGMSGLRLPSR; encoded by the coding sequence ATGGCGATGAGAGATCTGGACGGTCTGGTCGCGGCGATCACCGGTGGCGGCTCGGGCATCGGCGCGGCGTGCGCGCGCCGGCTGGCCGCGGCCGGGGCGAAGGTCGGCATCCTCGACCTCGACCCGGCCAACTCCCCCGGCCTGCCGCTGAAGACCGACGTGCGCGACGCGGCGTCGCTGGAGGCGGCGTTCACCGAACTGACCGACGCCTACGGCGGCCTGGACATCCTGGTCAACAGCGCCGGCATCTCGGCGGTCGGCACCGTCGAGGCCAACGACGACGCCGAGTGGTCCCGGGTCCTGGACGTGAACGTCACCGGGGTGGCCCGCGCCAGCCGCGCCGCCCTGCCCTACCTGCGCCGCTCCCGCACCCCGGTGATCGTCAACCTGTCCTCGATCGCCGCGACCGCCGGTCTGGTCGAGCGGGCCCTGTACTGCGCGTCGAAGGGCGCCGTGCACGCTTTGACCCTGGCGATGGCCGCGGACCTGGTCGGCGAGGGCATCCGGGTGTGTTGCGTGGCGCCGGGCACGGTGGACACGCCGTGGGTGGCGCGGCTGCTCTCGCACGCCGCCGACCCGGAGGCGGAGCGCGAACGCCTCGCGGCCCGGCAGCCGACCGGTCGCCTGGTGACCGCGGACGAGGTGGCGGCGGCGGTGCAGTACCTGGCCAGTCCGGCCTCGGGCGCGACCACGGGCATGTCCCTGGCGGTCGACGGCGGCATGTCCGGCCTGCGCCTGCCCTCGCGCTGA